In Ptiloglossa arizonensis isolate GNS036 chromosome 6, iyPtiAriz1_principal, whole genome shotgun sequence, a single window of DNA contains:
- the Mvd gene encoding mevalonate diphosphate decarboxylase has product MNTVTCIAPVNIAVIKYWGKRDETLILPANDSISATLDTDQLCAKTTVMISPHFKEDCMWLNGNKEDIRSPRLQNCLAEIRKRAARSDLSRQWKIHICSENNFPTAAGLASSAAGYACLVVALAKLYEVEGDISSIARIGSGSACRSVLGGFVRWHMGSEPNGIDSIAKQIVPASYWPEMRILILVVNDLKKKVSSAIGMRRSMKTSELLKHRVKHIVPEMTNKMQEAIIKRDFKTFAELTMKDSNQMHAVVLDTYPPCTYMNDISHAVVDLIHSYNNAVNDTKVAYTYDAGPNTTLYLLENNVPEIMGILDYFFPPLQDNLVEYRKGLPIEVIKPSQDLLSKINVQKHAPGCFKYTIYTRVGDGPKYLLDSKDHLLDNQGWPIKRV; this is encoded by the exons ATGAATACCGTTACCTGCATAGCACCTGTGAATATCGCCGTTATCAAATATT GGGGTAAAAGAGATGAAACATTAATATTACCAGCAAATGATTCTATCAGTGCCACCTTAGATACTGATCag TTATGTGCAAAGACCACTGTCATGATTAGTCCACACTTCAAAGAAGATTGTATGTGGTTAAATGGAAA TAAAGAAGATATCAGAAGCCCTAGATTGCAAAATTGTTTGGCAGAAA TTAGAAAACGAGCAGCACGTTCTGATCTTTCAAGACAATGGAAAATTCACATTTGCTCAGAGAACAATTTTCCAACTGCAGCTGGATTAGCTTCTAGTGCAGCAGGTTACGCTTGTCTTGTAGTAGCTCTTGCTAAGCTATATGAAGTAGAG GGTGATATTAGTTCAATTGCTCGTATTGGATCTGGATCAGCATGTCGTAGTGTCCTGGGAGGCTTTGTAAGGTGGCACATGGGTTCTGAACCCAATGGGATCGATAGTATAGCAAAGCAAATAGTTCCTGCTTCTTATTGGCCAGAAATGAGAATTTTAATATTAGTT GTAAAtgacttgaaaaaaaaagtttctagtGCAATTGGAATGAGAAGAAGTATGAAAACATCTGAGTTATTGAAACATAGAGTAAAACATATTGTTCCTGAAATGACAAATAAAATGCAGGAAGCAATAATTAAAAGAGATTTTAAAACATTTGCTGAATTAACAATGAAGGATTCTAATCAAATGCATGCAGTAGTTTTAGATACATATCCACCGTGTACCTACATGAATGACATTTCACATGCAGTTGTTGATCTTATTCATTCCTATAATAATGCAGTTAACGATACTAAG GTTGCATATACATATGATGCAGGACCAAACACGACTTTGTATCTTTTAGAAAATAATGTGCCAGAGATTATGGGGATACTGGATTACTTTTTCCCACCATTACAAGATAATTTAGTAGAATATAGAAAAGGATTACCTATTGAAGTGATTAAGCCTTCACAA GACCTCTTAAGTAAAATAAACGTACAAAAACATGCTCCAGGGTGTTTCAAATATACGATTTATACTCGAGTTGGAGATGGTCCCAAGTATCTTCTAGATTCTAAAGATCATCTTTTAGATAA
- the LOC143148701 gene encoding uncharacterized protein LOC143148701 isoform X2, with protein sequence MQLNGGRQASQPGEICTHSGSAVGEGPTTLTPHGADYIHSPTHRPSDLSLFLETDDRVTRSP encoded by the coding sequence ATGCAGCTTAACGGTGGTAGGCAGGCCAGTCAGCCAGGAGAAATATGCACACATTCAGGTTCCGCCGTTGGTGAAGGACCAACCACACTGACGCCCCATGGCGCGGATTATATACACTCTCCAACACACAGACCGTCCGACCTCTCTCTCTTCTTGGAAACAGATGACAGAGTGACTCGGTCACCGTAA
- the LOC143148701 gene encoding uncharacterized protein LOC143148701 isoform X1 — MLLRPSYGSFFLYSTISEARRLLRDAYIVFSSVSFSVVPAVRSRGRSARFREAPCTPCTIVVRTALRGPVQITPTVDRTGIILKTGWYVCILRARSGNVSLMNRHLSEQWTGVSSKSSVNNRIFSESINPDEF; from the exons ATGCTCCTCCGACCGTCCTATGGATCTTTTTTTCTCTATTCTACGATTTCGGAGGCTCGAAGGCTGCTGCGCGACGCTTACATCGTTTTttcgtccgtttcgttctccgttgttCCGGCCGTGCGATCGCGAGGAAGGAGCGCGCGCTTCAGAGAAGCACCGTGCACGCCGTGCACGATCGTGGTACGTACAGCCCTCCGGGGTCCCGTGCAAATCACCCCCACCGTCGACAGAACCGGCATCATACTGAAAACCGGCTGGTATGTGTGTATCCTTCGAGCACGAAGCGGGAATGTGTCGCTGATGAACCGACATCTATCGGAACAATGGACAGGTGTGTCGTCGAAATCATCG GTGAACAATAGGATTTTTAGTGAATCGATAAATCCTGACGAATTTTGA